The genomic stretch ATGTGACGATGACGCGCTACGATGATACTTTTAAAAATATAAAGGTTATCTACGAAAAGGATAACCTTACAGAAACAATGGGAGAGGTTTTGGCGAAAGCCGGGAAAAAACAAATCCGCATTGCTGAAACGGAAAAGTATCCACACGTAACCTTCTTTTTTAGTGGTGGACGCGAGGAAGAATTTGAAGGCGAAAAACGAATTATGCGTTCTTCCCCAAAAGTGGCAACTTATGATTTGAAGCCCGAAATGAGCGCTTATGAATTACGCGATGCTATTATTCCAGAGTTGAAAAAAGGTGAAGTGGATTTCATTTGTCTAAACTTTGCAAATCCCGATATGGTGGGGCACACCGGAGTGATGGAGGCTGCTATCAAGGCCTGCGAAGTGGTAGATGAGTGCACAAAAGACGTTGTAGAAGCTGGACTGAAAAATGATTATACCTTTATTATTATTGCCGATCATGGAAATTCGGACTGTATGGTAAATGCAGATGGAAGTCCAAATACAGCACACACTACTCAGCCCGTTCCTTGCTTTTTAGTGAGTAACGATTACAAAGGAAAAATTGGAAATGGAAAGCTTGGCGATGTGGCTCCTACATTACTCGAGCTAATGGATATAGCGCAACCGGAAAGTATGACGGGGGTGTCTTTTCTTATTAAATAAAGTTATATAGAGCACACACTAAAATGATCAATCAGGACTCAAAACTTATAGCCGTAGACTTTGACGGCACAGTGGTAGAAGACAAATACCCAGGAATTGGCAAAGCATTGCCCTTTGCTTTTGATACATTAAAAATGCTTCAAAATGATGGGCATCGTCTGATTTTATGGACTTACAGAAGTGGTAAAAGATTAGAGCAGGCCGTTGACTTTTGCAAAGAAAATGGCATTGAGTTTTATGCAGTAAATGCTAGCTATCCAGAAGAGACTTTTGATGAGGTGAAAGCAAGCAGAAAGATTAATGCAGATTTGTTTATTGATGATCGTAACTTTGGCGGCTTTCCGGGATGGGGTGAAATTTATCACAAGCTGAATGGAGAAATGCCGGAAAAGGCAAAGCCAAAACGTAAAAAAGGACTTTTTAGATTTTAGATGATAAAATATAAAACAAGAGAAGAAATAGAAATAATGCGCCAATCGGCTCTAGTAGTGAGTAAAACGCTAGGAATGTTGGCTAGTGAGGTAAAACCCGGAGCCGTTCCAAAGAAATTGGATAAAATGGCAGAGGATTTTATCCGTGAGCAGGGAGCTGTTCCCGGATTTTTGGGTTTGTATGACTGCCCAAGCACCTTGCTTATTTCTACAAATCAAACCGTGGTGCACGGACTCCCTATTGAAAAACCTTTGGAGGATGGCGATATTGTGAGCATCGATTGTGGAGCTTTAATGAATGGTTATTATGGAGATCACGCTTATACCTTTGAAGTAGGTGAAGTTGCTCCAGAAGTGAAAAAATTACTTAAAGTAACAAAAGAGTGCCTTTACCTTGGAATAGAACAAATGTATGCTGGTAAGCGTATGGGAGACTTGAGTCACGCTATTCAAAAGCATGCAGAAGACCACGGCTATGGTGTAGTGCGTGAGCTTGTAGGTCATGGTATTGGTAAAAAAATGCATGAAGACCCTCAAGTTCCAAATTATGGAAAACAGGGTAGAGGAAAGAAATTTCAAGAAGGTTTAGTTTTGGCAATAGAGCCGATGATTACTATGGGAACCCATCGTGTGAAACAACTTAGAGATGGCTGGACTATCGACACTGTTGATGGCAAGCCAGCAGCTCATTTTGAGCATGACGTGGCAATTGTTGACGGCAAACCTGAGATTTTATCTACCTACGATTATATTTACGAGGCCTTAGGAATTACCGAAGAAGTATGATCAAATCCATTTTTCGCTTTGCGCTAAATACCATTCCGCGACCAATGCTTATTCGCATGAGCTATGCGGTTCGCCCAATGTTAGCCTCTTTTTATCGTGGTGATAAATTTGAAGATCCTATTGACGGACGCACTTATAAAAAGCTTTTACCTTACGGTTATGAAGGTCGCCAGCGTGAAAATGCTTTGGCACCAGCCACGCTTTCGCTAGAAAGACATCGCTTGATGTGGCTTTACCTAAAGGAAGAAACAGACTTTTTTACAGCACCTCATAAAGTGCTTCACGTGGCACCAGAGCAGTGTTTTTATGGTCGCTTTCGCAAAATGAAAAATCTTAACTATCTCACTGCAGATATCGATTCGCCAATCGCTGATGTGAAGATGGACATTCATAATATTCAGTATCCCGATAATACTTTTAATGTAGTGTTTTGTAACCATGTGTTGGAGCATGTGACTGACGACATCAAATGTATGAGTGAACTTTGCAGAGTGCTTACCCCCGGAGGTTTGGCTATCATGCAGGTGCCTCAGGATATGAGTTTAGAGATTACTGACGAGGATCCAACCTTGGAAGATCCTGAAGAGCGTAAAAGACGTTTTGGTCAATATGATCACGTTCGGCTACATGGCCGTGATTACCCTGATCGGTTGCGCAAAGCAGGTTTTAAGGTAACTGAGGTGAACTATTCTAATAAACTTTCACCGGAGCTTTTTGATCGCTACCGTCTTCCAAAAGGGGAGATGTTGTACGTGTGTACGAAGTAGGAGAGTGTTGGCAAAAATCAGCTCAACGATGACCAAATTATTCTTCCTTGTTTTTTCATTTTTTTGGGTGTCAGTGTATGCACAAGGGGATAAACACGAAGAGTTTAGACGAGTATTCTCTAATTCTAAATGGGGTTTTCTAGATGGTAATGGGGATACAATTATCCCATTTGGGAAGTATAAGTTTCTTAACCCCATTGATGATTATGGGATGATTTTGGCCCATCTGCATACGGGAAAAGAAGGCTATATCGATATTGAGCAAAATGTGCTGATACCATTTTTATATGATGATTTAGGTGTGTTTTCAATGAATCTGGCACCAGCGAAAATTGGTGGTAAGTTTGGTTATGTAAACAGAAAGGGAGAGTTAGTTATTGACCTTAAATATCAAAAAGCAGGTTACTTTAAAGCTCCAGGAATAGCAATTGCTAGATACGAAAGTGGTTACGGACTAATTGATACTTTAGAAAACATTATTCTAAATTTTGAGTATCATGATATTGCTGTATTCCAAAATCATAATGTGGCAGTGGTTGAGAAGGGAAATAAATTTGGTTTTTTCTTTTTAAACGAAAATAGACTTAGCCCCGTAGTATTTGATAAGATTTACAAATCTCAAATTGAGAGGCCGTTGGAGGTGTGTTTAAACTGTGCTAAAAAGGTGCCATTTAACAAAGGGGTGGCGCTTGTTGAGAAAGATAACGACTATGCTCTAATAAATGAACAGTTTGAAGAAGTCGTACCGTTTGGTTTGTATGACAGTATCCAACCAATTAATATGGGTGGCCTTGCCATAGTGAAAAAGAAAGCCAAATATGGCTTAGTTAACTTTTTGGGGGAAGAAATTTTAAAGCCTGAATACGAGTTTATTTCAACCGAATCTGCAAGAAGCTATGAAGATGACTTTACTTCTTTTAGAGTAATTAATAACGGGAGCACGACTTTGTTGGATGCAAATGGTGTGAACGCGTTGGGTCAATCGTTTGATAGCGTAGCGGTATTAAGCTCTTGTATGTATATGGCTTATGGTAAAGGAAACCCCTTAATTCTAGATAATGATCTAAATATCTTATTTGATAAATATGAATGTTATCATCAGGTAGATAACGGATTCATCGTGAAAAAAAATGGTAAAATGGGGCATGTTTCTGAGGAGGGTATTTTCATTATTCCTCTAAGCTATGACTCTCTTTTCCAACCTCGATTGGAAAAGTTGTACTACGCTGGAAACAATGGCAAATATGGCGTTCTTGATTTGTCAGGTGAGGTTATTATACCATTTGAATACGGGCTAATCACTCGTACATGGTATAATGACCAAGAAGAGAACCTAATTGTTGAGAAGAGTGGGAAAATAGGTACTATAACAATGGCAAATGAAATTGCTATTCCTTTTGAATATGATGGTCTTTCGGGTTGGGTCGAATATAGCCCTGAGGAGCACTATGCCAAAAAAGATGGCAAGTATGGAATGGTAAAGCCTAATGGGGAAGTGTTAATTCCTTGTGTTTATGATTATATACACTACTACACAAGTAGTGCGATTCTGGTAAAGAAGGATGACTTATATGGAGTTTTAGATCGCGGTGGAAATCTTATAATACCCATCAAATATCATAGAATTATACTTGACTTGGATTTCTGGGGATTTAAAGAATCTGAAGATGAAAAATTTGTGGTTCTTCACAAAAACCAATGGTCCTATTTTGATTTAAATGGACGGGTTGCTCAGAAAGATGTTTCAAGAAAGGTAATAGAAGCAGAATATGCGTACGAACTATTACATGATCCTAGTGATTACGAAATGGATTGGATGTTAATGATGGCTAAGTAAAATCTTGAATCACTTACTTTCCCTCCCTCAGCCACTTCAAACCTTCTTCAGGGTTTAGAATAGGAATTTTACTTTCCTCGTAATCTTTTTGGTTGCGGGTGATTATTGCATCCGCGTTTTCGTGTAAGGCGGAGTAATACTGCACGGCATCTTCAAAGTCTTTCCAACCTGATAGGTGTGATTGTTCAATGATCTGTTGGTTAATTGGGGTTAACTCAAAGCTTTGTAGCATAGAGGCAACGGCAAGGTTTGCCATTGAGGTATCATGGGTTTTTTGCGTGGTGTAGCTTATGTTTACTACCGATAAAGATGAAATTTGTATGGTATAATTTTTCAAGATTGCTTCACGAATGAGTAAAGCGGCCGCATCATAAAAGGGCTGTCTTTTGGATACAAAATCATAAACTACATTAGTATCTAAAAATATACGCATACTCATAAAGGACCGTACTTTTCACTTAGATATTCCCAGCGGGCATGCTCAATATCAATCGGCTCATCTGTTTTTAAAATTCCATCAAGATTTTTGAGCTTTCTCAGTT from Owenweeksia hongkongensis DSM 17368 encodes the following:
- a CDS encoding type II toxin-antitoxin system VapC family toxin — its product is MSMRIFLDTNVVYDFVSKRQPFYDAAALLIREAILKNYTIQISSLSVVNISYTTQKTHDTSMANLAVASMLQSFELTPINQQIIEQSHLSGWKDFEDAVQYYSALHENADAIITRNQKDYEESKIPILNPEEGLKWLREGK
- a CDS encoding BT0820 family HAD-type phosphatase, whose product is MINQDSKLIAVDFDGTVVEDKYPGIGKALPFAFDTLKMLQNDGHRLILWTYRSGKRLEQAVDFCKENGIEFYAVNASYPEETFDEVKASRKINADLFIDDRNFGGFPGWGEIYHKLNGEMPEKAKPKRKKGLFRF
- the map gene encoding type I methionyl aminopeptidase; the protein is MIKYKTREEIEIMRQSALVVSKTLGMLASEVKPGAVPKKLDKMAEDFIREQGAVPGFLGLYDCPSTLLISTNQTVVHGLPIEKPLEDGDIVSIDCGALMNGYYGDHAYTFEVGEVAPEVKKLLKVTKECLYLGIEQMYAGKRMGDLSHAIQKHAEDHGYGVVRELVGHGIGKKMHEDPQVPNYGKQGRGKKFQEGLVLAIEPMITMGTHRVKQLRDGWTIDTVDGKPAAHFEHDVAIVDGKPEILSTYDYIYEALGITEEV
- a CDS encoding class I SAM-dependent methyltransferase encodes the protein MIKSIFRFALNTIPRPMLIRMSYAVRPMLASFYRGDKFEDPIDGRTYKKLLPYGYEGRQRENALAPATLSLERHRLMWLYLKEETDFFTAPHKVLHVAPEQCFYGRFRKMKNLNYLTADIDSPIADVKMDIHNIQYPDNTFNVVFCNHVLEHVTDDIKCMSELCRVLTPGGLAIMQVPQDMSLEITDEDPTLEDPEERKRRFGQYDHVRLHGRDYPDRLRKAGFKVTEVNYSNKLSPELFDRYRLPKGEMLYVCTK
- a CDS encoding WG repeat-containing protein, with the translated sequence MTKLFFLVFSFFWVSVYAQGDKHEEFRRVFSNSKWGFLDGNGDTIIPFGKYKFLNPIDDYGMILAHLHTGKEGYIDIEQNVLIPFLYDDLGVFSMNLAPAKIGGKFGYVNRKGELVIDLKYQKAGYFKAPGIAIARYESGYGLIDTLENIILNFEYHDIAVFQNHNVAVVEKGNKFGFFFLNENRLSPVVFDKIYKSQIERPLEVCLNCAKKVPFNKGVALVEKDNDYALINEQFEEVVPFGLYDSIQPINMGGLAIVKKKAKYGLVNFLGEEILKPEYEFISTESARSYEDDFTSFRVINNGSTTLLDANGVNALGQSFDSVAVLSSCMYMAYGKGNPLILDNDLNILFDKYECYHQVDNGFIVKKNGKMGHVSEEGIFIIPLSYDSLFQPRLEKLYYAGNNGKYGVLDLSGEVIIPFEYGLITRTWYNDQEENLIVEKSGKIGTITMANEIAIPFEYDGLSGWVEYSPEEHYAKKDGKYGMVKPNGEVLIPCVYDYIHYYTSSAILVKKDDLYGVLDRGGNLIIPIKYHRIILDLDFWGFKESEDEKFVVLHKNQWSYFDLNGRVAQKDVSRKVIEAEYAYELLHDPSDYEMDWMLMMAK